Proteins encoded together in one Sylvia atricapilla isolate bSylAtr1 chromosome 2, bSylAtr1.pri, whole genome shotgun sequence window:
- the MORC3 gene encoding MORC family CW-type zinc finger protein 3, whose product MAAKTQGGIRLSALCPKFLHTNSTSHTWPFSAIAELIDNAYDPDVSAKQIWIDKTVINDNICLTFTDNGNGMNSEKLHKMLSFGFSEKSVMNGRVPVGLYGNGFKSGSMRLGKDAIIFTKNGDTMSVGMLSQTFLEVTKAEHVMVPIVTFTNQRQVSDLAESKNSLKAILTHSLFSTEEKLLAELDAIMGKKGTRIIIWNLRKDKNDKPEFDFDKDKYDIRIPEDLDETGKRGYKKQERLDQIVPESDYSLRAYCSILYLKPTMQIILRGQKVKTQLVSKSLAFIEKDIYRPKFLSAKTVRITFGFNCRNKDHYGIMMYHKNRLIKAYERVGCQLKANNMGVGVVGIIECNFLKPTHNKQDFDYTNEYRLTIAALGEKLNDYWNEMKTKKNEEYPLALPVEEIQKQPDQTWVQCDACLKWRKLPDGIEHLPEKWYCSLNPDPQFRNCNVPEEPEDDDLIHPTYEKTYKKKDREKLKRRLEYSHQINNEILLKTPVSSSKDFKTFSAPNTKDALPRLIISKSSDASVRRSLPILIQVSSPHLDADSSLKRKAQSCVTPVSLKASRLSDKTFNNHEEEDDDEDVIILEENSTPKPSADADVAVVKPECINLDQEEKQEEKSAVEEPCSASTSEARSEQLSSATQTELPQLVVKKEEVEDIPVQTPGAAVEKEQHKVNGVPDTSAELENELKNQLQLLNQEKEMYQSKCEALTKQVETLEQQLLEMNNKYVKKEMCHQATETEPSFEEGNTDGRSLAEVTALYEQALGEIATLKEQCSTLQNLKTECSKCADGESRSEVDEMAVQLDDVFRQLDKCTIERDRYKSEIEVLEVEKNQMACQCEELKAEVAQLKASIPQAVARANDSTTSNVEDSVNFSDGESLKLRSLRVNVGQLLATIMPDLDLQQVNYDIDVVDEILGQVVEQMHEISST is encoded by the exons CTGTGCCCAAAGTTCTTGCACACCAACTCCACCAGCCACACCTGGCCCTTCAGTGCAATTGCAGAGCTCATAG ACAACGCCTATGACCCGGATGTGAGCGCCAAGCAGATCTGGATCGACAAAACCGTCATCAACGACAACATCTGCCTGACCTTCACCGACAACGGCAACGGCATGAACTCGGAGAAGCTGCACAAAATGCTCAG CTTCGGCTTCAGCGAGAAGTCGGTGATGAACGGGCGCGTGCCCGTGGGGCTCTACGGGAACGGCTTCAAGTCGGGCTCCATGCGCCTGGGAAAGGACGCCATCATCTTCACCAAGAACGGGGACACCATGAGCGTGGGCATGCTGTCCCAGACCTTCCTGGAGGTCACCAAAGCAGAGCATGTCATGGTCCCCATTGTCACCTTCACCAACCA ACGGCAGGTCAGTGATCTTGCAGAATCCAAGAACAGCCTCAAGGCCATCCTGACACATTCCTTGTTCTCTACTGAGGAGAAATTactggcagagctggatgccatcatggggaaaaaaggcacCAGGATCATCATTTGGAATCTTAGGAA AGATAAAAACGACAAACCAGAATTTGACTTTGACAAGGATAAATATGACATCAGAATTCCAGAAGATTTGGATGAAACAGGCAAAAGAGGCTACAAAAAACAGGAGAGGCTGGACCAGATTGTTCCAGAAAGTGATTACTCCCTAAGA gCTTATTGCAGTATTTTGTACCTGAAGCCAACCATGCAGATCATCCTGAGAGGACAGAAAGTGAAAACACAGCTGGTTTCCAAAAGTTTGGCCTTCATCGAGAAGGATATTTACAGACCCAAATTTCTCAGT GCCAAAACAGTCAGAATTACTTTTGGATTTAACTGCAGAAACAAAGATCATTATGGAATAATGATGTACCACAAAAACAGACTCATCAAAGCTTATGAAAGAGTTGGCTGCCAGTTAAAG GCAAACAACATGGGAGTGGGTGTTGTGGGGATTATCGAATGCAACTTCCTAAAACCAACTCACAACAAACAAGATTTTGACTACACCAATGAATACAG ACTCACGATAGCAGCGCTGGGAGAAAAGCTCAACGATTACTGGAACGAgatgaaaaccaagaaaaacgAGGAATATCCCTTAGCTCTGCCCGTCGAGGAGATCCA GAAACAGCCTGACCAGACGTGGGTGCAGTGTGACGCCTGCCTCAAGTGGCGGAAGCTCCCGGACGGAATCGAGCACTTGCCGGAGAAGTGGTACTGCTCCCTCAACCCTGACCCCCAGTTCCG caACTGCAACGTGCCAGAAGAACCAGAGGATGACGATTTAATACATCCCACGTACGAGAAAACCTACAAGAAAAA ggacagggagaaacTGAAGAGACGACTGGAGTACAGCCACCAG ATCAATAATGAAATACTTCTAAAAACACCTGTTTCTTCAAGTAAAGACTTCAAAACATTCTCAGCTCCAAATACAAAGGACGCTCTTCCAAGGTTAATTATCTCCAAATCATCAGATGCTTCTGTTAGAAGATCTCTGCCTATTTTAATTCAAGTATCTTCCCCTCATTTGGATGCTGATAGCAG cctcaAAAGGaaggcacagagctgtgtgacACCTGTGTCCCTAAAGGCGTCTCGGCTCAGTGACAAAACCTTCAACAACCAcgaggaggaggatgatgatgaagaTGTCATCATTTTAGAGGAGAACAGCACTCCAAAGCCTTCAGCAGATGCTGATGTTGCCGTGGTAAAACCGGAATGTATCAATTTGGAtcaggaggagaagcaggaggaaaagtcTGCCGTGGAGGAACCTTGCAGTGCAAGCACTTCAGAGGCAAGGAGTGAacagctgagctcagccacacagacagagctgccacagctggtGGTGAAAAAGGAAGAGGTGGAAGACATCCCAGTCCAGACTCCTGGGGCAGCCGTGGAAAAGGAGCAGCACAAGGTCAATGGTGTCCCTGACacatctgcagagctggaaaatgaactgaaaaaccAGCTGCAGCTATTgaaccaagaaaaagaaatgtaccAAAGCAAATGCGAAGCGTTAACCAAACAGGTGGAAACGCTGGAACAGCAGCTCTTGGAGATGAATAATAAATACgtaaaaaaggaaatgtgcCATCAGGCAACAGAGACAGAGCCCTCCTTTGAAGAAGGAAACACTGATGGGAGGAGCCTGGCTGAGGTGACAGCTCTCTATGAGCAGGCCCTGGGGGAAATAGCCACGCTCAAGGAGCAGTGCAGCACCCTGCAGAACCTAAAGACTGAGTGCAGCAAATGTGCCGATGGTGAGAGCAGGAGTGAGGTGGATGAGATGGCAGTGCAGCTGGATGATGTTTTCAGGCAGCTGGACAAGTGCACCATTGAGAGAGACAGGTACAAAAGTGAG ATTGAAGTCCTAGAAGTGGAGAAGAATCAAATGGCCTGTCAGTGTGAGGAGCTCAAGGCAGAGGTGGCTCAGTTAAAAGCTTCAATCCCCCAGGCTGTAGCACGGGCAAATGATTCTACCACCAGTAATGTAGAAGACTCTGTAAATTTTTCTGATGGAGAAAG CCTGAAGCTCCGCTCTCTCCGAGTGAACGTGGGACAACTCCTGGCCACCATCATGCCTGACCTGGACCTGCAGCAAGTGAACTATGACATTGATGTGGTGGATGAGATCTTAGGGCAAGTGGTGGAACAAATGCATGAAATCAgcagtacttaa